One genomic segment of Nonomuraea coxensis DSM 45129 includes these proteins:
- the gltB gene encoding glutamate synthase large subunit, protein MPAAHLGFPEPQGLYHPANEHDACGVAMVADVAGRRGHGIVVKALTALCNLDHRGAKGSEPDTGDGAGILTQIPDAFFRAVVPFTLPAAGAYAAGMAFLPADEEARGVAVRLIEEIAAEEGLTVLGWRETPVDRALPGPSARAVMPHFAQLFVASPEGREGLELDRLAFCLRKRAEHEADVYFPSLSARTLVYKGMLTPDQVEPFFPDLADERYESAIALVHSRFSTNTFPSWPLAHPYRYVAHNGEINTVKGNRNWMRAREAMLASPHIPGDISRLFPICDPDGSDTASFDEALELLHLGGRSLPHAVLMMIPEAWENHTEMDPARRAFYEFHSSMMEAWDGPASITFTDGTLAGAVLDRNGLRPGRFWVTADGLVVLASEAGVLDIRPEDVVRKGRLQPGRMFLIDTARGKIIEDDEIKAELAAELPYADWLHAGLVRFEELPSRERETLTHEALVKRQQTFGYTEEELRIILAPMAKACQEPIGSMGTDTPVAVLSEKPRLLFDYFTQLFAQVTNPPLDAIREELVTSLASTIGPEGNLLDPGPASCRQLVLPYPVIDNDELAKIIHINDEHDLPGFQPRVISGLYEVAGGGQALLRRLEEIRAEASRAIAEGARILVLTDRGSSDALAPIPSLLLTGAVHHHLIQEKTRTKIGLVVETGEARECHHMALLIGYGAGAINPYLAIETIEDLVDTGVLPLDKHKAVRNLIKAYGKGVIKVMSKMGVSTVASYTGAQIFEALGLSQEVIDSCFTGTTSRLGGVGFDVLAEEVAQRHRHAYPRVENAHRRLQVGGEYQWRREGEPHLFNPETVFKLQHATRTRRYEIFKEYTNLVDSQAERLMTLRGLFKLRKGQPIPIEEVEPVSEIVKRFSTGAMSYGSISMEAHETLAIAMNRLGGKSNTGEGGEDPERLYDPARRSAIKQVASGRFGVTSEYLVNADDLQIKMAQGAKPGEGGQLPGHKVYPWIAKTRHSTPGVGLISPPPHHDIYSIEDLAQLIHDLKNSNPEARVHVKLVAEVGVGTVAAGVSKAHADVVLISGHDGGTGASPLTSLKHAGAPWELGLAETQQTLLLNDLRDRIVVQVDGQLKTGRDVVIAALLGAEEYGFATAPLVVSGCVMMRVCHLDTCPVGVATQNPELRKRFSGKPEFVVNFFEFIAEEIREYLAELGFRSLDEAIGHVELLDTTAAEEHWKASGLDLSPILHRPELPAGTPLRRVTAQDHGLAHALDNTLIQLAEGALDNGTPVTLELPIRNVNRTVGTMLGYQVTKRYGGQGLPDNTIDIGFTGSAGNSFGAFIPRGITLRLTGDANDYLGKGLSGGRITLRPHEEAPLDGDIIAGNVALYGATSGEVFIRGVVGERFCVRNSGATAVVEGVGDHGCEYMTGGRAVVLGPTGRNFAAGMSGGIAYLLDLRQERVNREMVAVEELSAADAEFLKEIVEKHFAETGSPVAKELLADWDAALGRFGKIMPTDYKRVLAAAEAARIEGRNVDEAVMAAAVQG, encoded by the coding sequence ATGCCTGCTGCCCACCTCGGGTTCCCCGAGCCCCAGGGCCTCTACCACCCCGCCAACGAGCACGACGCCTGCGGTGTCGCCATGGTCGCCGACGTCGCGGGACGCCGGGGGCACGGGATCGTGGTCAAGGCGCTGACGGCACTGTGCAACCTTGACCATCGGGGGGCCAAGGGTAGCGAGCCCGACACCGGCGACGGCGCCGGCATCCTCACGCAGATCCCCGATGCGTTCTTCCGGGCCGTGGTGCCGTTCACCCTGCCCGCCGCCGGCGCGTACGCCGCCGGCATGGCCTTCCTCCCGGCCGACGAGGAGGCGCGCGGCGTCGCCGTACGGCTGATCGAGGAGATCGCCGCCGAGGAGGGCCTGACCGTCCTCGGCTGGCGCGAGACGCCGGTCGACCGCGCGCTGCCCGGCCCGAGCGCCCGCGCGGTGATGCCGCACTTCGCCCAGCTGTTCGTCGCGAGCCCCGAGGGCCGCGAGGGGCTGGAGCTGGACCGGCTGGCGTTCTGCCTGCGCAAGCGGGCCGAGCACGAGGCGGACGTCTACTTCCCCTCGCTGTCGGCGCGCACGCTCGTCTACAAGGGCATGCTCACCCCCGACCAGGTCGAGCCGTTCTTCCCCGACCTGGCCGACGAGCGCTACGAGAGCGCGATCGCCCTGGTGCACTCGCGTTTCTCCACCAACACGTTCCCGAGCTGGCCGCTGGCCCACCCCTACCGCTACGTCGCCCACAACGGCGAGATCAACACGGTCAAGGGCAACCGCAACTGGATGCGCGCCCGCGAGGCGATGCTGGCCTCCCCGCACATCCCGGGCGACATCTCCCGCCTGTTCCCGATCTGCGACCCCGACGGCAGCGACACCGCCAGCTTCGACGAGGCGCTGGAGCTGCTGCACCTCGGCGGGCGCAGCCTGCCGCACGCGGTCCTCATGATGATCCCGGAGGCGTGGGAGAACCACACCGAGATGGACCCGGCCCGCCGGGCCTTCTACGAGTTCCACTCCTCGATGATGGAGGCCTGGGACGGCCCCGCCTCGATCACCTTCACCGACGGCACCCTCGCGGGCGCCGTCCTCGACCGCAACGGCCTGCGCCCCGGCCGCTTCTGGGTGACGGCGGACGGCCTGGTCGTGCTGGCCTCCGAGGCCGGCGTCCTCGACATCAGGCCCGAGGACGTCGTGCGCAAGGGCCGCCTGCAGCCCGGCCGGATGTTCCTCATCGACACCGCCCGCGGCAAGATCATCGAGGACGACGAGATCAAGGCCGAGCTGGCCGCCGAGCTCCCCTACGCCGACTGGCTGCACGCCGGCCTGGTCCGCTTCGAGGAGCTGCCGTCCCGCGAGCGCGAGACCCTCACCCACGAGGCGCTGGTCAAGCGGCAGCAGACCTTCGGCTACACCGAGGAGGAGCTGCGCATCATCCTGGCGCCGATGGCGAAGGCGTGCCAGGAGCCGATCGGCTCCATGGGCACCGACACGCCGGTGGCGGTCCTGAGCGAGAAGCCGCGGCTGCTGTTCGACTACTTCACGCAGCTGTTCGCCCAGGTCACCAACCCGCCGCTGGACGCCATCCGCGAGGAGCTGGTCACCTCCCTGGCCAGCACCATCGGCCCCGAGGGCAACCTGCTGGACCCGGGCCCGGCCTCGTGCCGGCAGCTCGTGCTGCCGTACCCGGTGATCGACAACGACGAGCTCGCCAAGATCATCCACATCAACGACGAGCACGACCTGCCCGGCTTCCAGCCGCGCGTCATCAGCGGCCTGTACGAGGTCGCCGGCGGCGGGCAGGCCCTGCTGCGCCGCCTCGAGGAGATCAGGGCCGAGGCGTCCCGCGCGATCGCCGAGGGCGCGCGCATCCTCGTGCTGACCGACCGCGGCTCGTCCGACGCCCTCGCCCCGATCCCGTCGCTGCTGCTGACCGGCGCGGTGCACCACCACCTGATCCAGGAGAAGACCCGCACCAAGATCGGCCTGGTCGTGGAGACCGGCGAGGCCCGCGAGTGCCACCACATGGCGCTGCTCATCGGCTACGGCGCGGGCGCGATCAACCCCTACCTGGCGATCGAGACGATCGAGGACCTCGTCGACACGGGCGTCCTGCCGCTCGACAAGCACAAGGCCGTACGCAACCTCATCAAGGCCTACGGCAAGGGCGTCATCAAGGTCATGTCCAAGATGGGCGTGTCCACGGTGGCCTCCTACACCGGCGCGCAGATCTTCGAGGCGCTCGGCCTGAGCCAGGAGGTCATCGACTCCTGCTTCACCGGCACCACCTCGCGCCTCGGCGGCGTCGGCTTCGACGTGCTGGCCGAGGAGGTCGCGCAGCGGCACCGCCACGCCTACCCGCGGGTCGAGAACGCCCACCGCAGGCTCCAGGTCGGCGGCGAGTACCAATGGCGGCGCGAGGGCGAGCCCCACCTGTTCAACCCCGAGACCGTCTTCAAGCTGCAGCACGCCACCAGGACGCGCCGCTACGAGATCTTCAAGGAGTACACGAACCTCGTGGACTCCCAGGCGGAGCGGCTGATGACGCTGCGCGGCCTGTTCAAGCTGCGCAAGGGGCAGCCGATCCCGATCGAGGAGGTCGAGCCGGTCTCGGAGATCGTCAAGCGCTTCTCCACCGGCGCGATGTCGTACGGCTCCATCTCCATGGAGGCGCACGAGACCCTCGCCATCGCCATGAACCGGCTGGGCGGCAAGTCCAACACCGGCGAGGGCGGCGAGGACCCCGAGCGGCTCTACGACCCGGCCCGCCGCTCGGCGATCAAGCAGGTGGCCTCCGGCCGCTTCGGCGTCACCAGCGAATACCTGGTCAACGCCGACGACCTGCAGATCAAGATGGCCCAGGGCGCCAAGCCCGGCGAGGGCGGCCAGCTCCCCGGCCACAAGGTCTATCCGTGGATCGCCAAGACCCGGCACTCCACGCCCGGCGTCGGCCTCATCTCGCCGCCGCCGCACCACGACATCTACTCGATCGAGGACCTCGCCCAGCTCATCCACGACCTGAAGAACTCCAACCCGGAGGCGCGGGTCCACGTGAAGCTGGTGGCCGAGGTCGGCGTCGGCACGGTGGCGGCGGGCGTGTCCAAGGCGCACGCCGACGTGGTGCTCATCTCCGGCCACGACGGCGGCACCGGCGCGTCCCCGCTGACGTCGCTCAAGCACGCCGGCGCGCCGTGGGAGCTGGGGCTCGCCGAGACCCAGCAGACGCTGCTGCTCAACGACCTGCGCGACCGCATCGTGGTCCAGGTCGACGGCCAGCTCAAGACCGGCCGCGACGTCGTCATCGCCGCGCTGCTCGGCGCCGAGGAGTACGGCTTCGCCACCGCGCCCCTCGTGGTCAGCGGCTGCGTCATGATGCGGGTCTGCCACCTCGACACCTGCCCCGTGGGCGTCGCGACGCAGAACCCCGAGCTGCGCAAGCGCTTCTCCGGCAAGCCGGAGTTCGTGGTCAACTTCTTCGAGTTCATCGCCGAGGAGATCCGCGAATACCTGGCCGAGCTGGGCTTCCGCTCGCTGGACGAGGCGATCGGGCACGTCGAACTGCTCGACACCACGGCCGCCGAGGAGCACTGGAAGGCGAGCGGCCTGGACCTGTCGCCGATCCTGCACCGGCCGGAGCTGCCCGCGGGCACCCCGCTGCGCCGGGTCACCGCCCAGGACCACGGGCTGGCGCACGCGCTGGACAACACCCTGATCCAGCTCGCCGAGGGCGCGCTGGACAACGGCACCCCGGTCACGCTGGAACTGCCGATCCGCAACGTCAACCGCACGGTCGGCACGATGCTCGGCTACCAGGTCACCAAGCGCTACGGCGGCCAGGGCCTGCCCGACAACACGATCGACATCGGCTTCACCGGCTCGGCGGGCAACTCCTTCGGAGCCTTCATCCCGCGCGGGATCACGCTGCGGCTGACCGGCGACGCCAACGACTACCTCGGCAAGGGCCTGTCCGGCGGCCGGATCACCCTCCGGCCGCACGAGGAGGCGCCGCTCGACGGCGACATCATCGCGGGCAACGTCGCGCTCTACGGGGCCACGTCCGGCGAGGTGTTCATCCGGGGTGTCGTCGGCGAGCGGTTCTGCGTGCGCAACTCCGGCGCCACGGCCGTCGTCGAGGGCGTGGGCGACCACGGCTGCGAGTACATGACCGGCGGCCGGGCCGTCGTGCTCGGCCCGACCGGGCGCAACTTCGCGGCCGGCATGTCGGGCGGCATCGCCTACCTGCTGGACCTCAGGCAGGAACGGGTCAACCGCGAGATGGTCGCGGTCGAGGAGCTGTCCGCGGCCGACGCCGAGTTCCTCAAGGAGATCGTCGAGAAGCACTTCGCGGAGACCGGCTCGCCGGTGGCCAAGGAGCTGCTGGCCGACTGGGACGCGGCGCTCGGCAGGTTCGGCAAGATCATGCCGACCGACTACAAGCGGGTGCTGGCCGCCGCCGAGGCCGCCCGCATCGAAGGCAGGAACGTCGACGAGGCCGTCATGGCGGCCGCGGTTCAGGGTTAA
- a CDS encoding glutamate synthase subunit beta produces MADPKGFLTHDRELPARRPVDVRISDWREVYEDFSAEKLTKQAARCMDCGIPFCHNGCPLGNLIPEWNDLVYRTDWREAVERLHATNNFPEFTGRLCPAPCEAACVLGINADPVAIKRVEVEIIDRAFAEGWVTPQPPAARTGKRVAVVGSGPAGLAAAQQLTRAGHDVVVFERADRVGGLLRYGIPEFKMEKRHIERRLAQMRAEGTEFRTGVEVGVDITAAELRERFDAVVLSGGATQWRDLPVPGRELKGVYQAMEYLPLSNKVQEGDYAVPPVSAEGKHVVVIGGGDTGADCIGTAIRQGAASVTQLEIMPVPPRERPAGQPWPTYPMLFKMESAHEELADLGGERVYAVSTTEFVGDADGNVRALRLVEVEGPQAGFKPIPGTEREIPAELVTLSMGFLGPEKGALLTDLAEVAGGDDFFDRRGNVARDKTYMSKVDGVFVAGDMGRGQSLIVWAIAEGRAAASGVDRYLTGETALPYPILPTARPLV; encoded by the coding sequence ATGGCTGACCCGAAGGGTTTCCTCACGCACGACCGGGAGCTGCCGGCGCGCCGCCCCGTGGACGTCCGCATCAGCGACTGGCGCGAGGTCTACGAGGACTTCTCCGCCGAGAAGCTGACGAAGCAGGCGGCCCGCTGCATGGACTGCGGCATCCCGTTCTGCCACAACGGCTGCCCGCTCGGCAACCTCATCCCCGAGTGGAACGACCTCGTCTACCGCACCGACTGGCGGGAGGCGGTCGAGCGGCTGCACGCCACCAACAACTTCCCCGAGTTCACCGGCAGGCTCTGCCCGGCTCCGTGCGAGGCGGCGTGCGTGCTCGGCATCAACGCCGACCCGGTGGCGATCAAGCGGGTCGAGGTCGAGATCATCGACCGGGCGTTCGCCGAGGGCTGGGTCACCCCGCAGCCCCCGGCGGCGCGGACCGGCAAGCGGGTCGCGGTCGTCGGCTCGGGGCCCGCGGGCCTCGCCGCCGCCCAGCAGCTCACCCGGGCGGGGCACGACGTGGTGGTGTTCGAGCGCGCCGACCGCGTCGGCGGGCTGCTGCGCTACGGCATCCCCGAGTTCAAGATGGAGAAGCGCCACATCGAGCGCCGCCTGGCGCAGATGCGGGCCGAGGGCACCGAGTTCCGCACCGGCGTCGAGGTCGGCGTGGACATCACCGCGGCCGAGCTGCGCGAGCGCTTCGACGCCGTGGTGCTGTCCGGCGGCGCCACCCAGTGGCGTGACCTGCCGGTCCCCGGACGCGAGCTCAAGGGCGTCTACCAGGCGATGGAATACCTCCCGCTGTCCAACAAGGTCCAGGAGGGCGACTACGCCGTCCCGCCCGTCTCGGCCGAGGGCAAGCACGTGGTGGTGATCGGCGGCGGCGACACCGGCGCCGACTGCATCGGCACCGCGATCCGGCAGGGCGCGGCGTCGGTCACCCAGCTGGAGATCATGCCGGTCCCGCCCCGGGAGCGGCCGGCCGGCCAGCCGTGGCCCACCTACCCGATGCTGTTCAAGATGGAGAGCGCCCACGAGGAGCTCGCCGACCTTGGCGGGGAGCGCGTGTACGCGGTCTCCACCACGGAGTTCGTCGGCGACGCCGACGGCAACGTGCGGGCGCTGCGCCTGGTCGAGGTGGAGGGGCCGCAGGCCGGCTTCAAGCCGATCCCCGGCACCGAGCGGGAGATCCCGGCCGAGCTGGTCACGCTGTCCATGGGCTTCCTCGGGCCGGAGAAGGGCGCGCTGCTGACCGACCTCGCCGAGGTCGCCGGCGGTGACGACTTCTTCGACCGGCGGGGCAACGTCGCCCGCGACAAGACGTACATGTCCAAGGTGGACGGCGTCTTCGTGGCCGGCGACATGGGCCGCGGGCAGTCGCTCATCGTGTGGGCGATCGCCGAGGGCCGCGCCGCGGCCTCCGGCGTCGACCGCTACCTGACGGGGGAGACGGCGCTGCCGTACCCGATCCTGCCGACCGCGCGCCCGCTGGTCTGA
- a CDS encoding S8 family peptidase has protein sequence MRRVASGVTALALLGLAACAPATPAPQRPQSSASPAAQASGPQADYLVFYADGRQGQALDAVTRAGGAKVSEDTRLGYILAKGGRDGFAEAVGGDAAVVGVSQDRSIGHATAAPGRSFPDAGVLRSGRAAGEPLAGRQWDMRMIGADRANAKNPGSKEVLVAVIDTGIDGKHPDIAPNFDRELSRNFVTDKPKDENGETLDGPCEAAGCKDPVDQDDDGHGTHVASTIASPVNGIGIAGVAPGVRLVNVRAGQDSGFFFLKPSLDALAYAGDIGVDVANLSYYVDPWLYNCARNPADSRKEQLEQQAIVTGMQRAIDYARKKGVTIVSALGNGSTDLGRPTVDDASPGYPEGSAKARKVDNTCLNVPAESDGVISVSALGPSGRKAVYSDYGVEQTDVSAPGGDTLDGKGAKATRSILAAAPERAMRAAGRIAADGTPKGADVVRDCTRGACSYYQYLDGTSMAAPHATGVAALLVSRFGKPAPGGGLTLDPATVEKLLYASADPKPCPTPRQYVYQTYGQTKTHVCEGDEADNGFYGHGLVDAWKAVTFEP, from the coding sequence ATGCGGCGAGTCGCCTCCGGGGTGACGGCGCTGGCCCTCCTCGGGCTCGCCGCCTGCGCCCCCGCCACGCCGGCCCCGCAGCGCCCCCAGAGCTCCGCGAGCCCCGCCGCCCAGGCCAGTGGCCCGCAGGCCGACTACCTGGTCTTCTACGCCGACGGCCGGCAGGGCCAGGCCCTGGACGCCGTCACGCGCGCCGGCGGCGCCAAGGTGAGCGAGGACACCCGGCTCGGCTACATCCTGGCCAAGGGCGGCCGTGACGGCTTCGCCGAGGCCGTGGGCGGCGACGCCGCCGTCGTCGGCGTCTCCCAGGACCGCAGCATCGGCCACGCCACCGCCGCGCCCGGCCGCTCGTTCCCCGACGCGGGCGTGCTCAGGAGCGGGCGCGCGGCGGGTGAGCCGCTCGCCGGCCGCCAGTGGGACATGCGCATGATCGGCGCCGACCGCGCCAACGCCAAGAACCCCGGCAGCAAGGAGGTGCTGGTCGCCGTCATCGACACCGGCATCGACGGCAAGCACCCCGACATCGCCCCCAACTTCGACCGCGAGCTCAGCCGCAACTTCGTCACCGACAAGCCCAAGGACGAGAACGGCGAGACCCTCGACGGCCCCTGCGAGGCGGCCGGCTGCAAGGACCCCGTGGACCAGGACGACGACGGCCACGGCACCCACGTGGCCAGCACCATCGCCTCCCCGGTCAACGGCATCGGCATCGCCGGGGTCGCGCCGGGCGTGCGGCTGGTGAACGTACGGGCCGGCCAGGACTCCGGCTTCTTCTTCCTCAAGCCGAGCCTCGACGCGCTCGCCTACGCCGGCGACATCGGCGTGGACGTGGCCAACCTCAGCTACTACGTCGACCCCTGGCTGTACAACTGCGCCCGCAACCCGGCCGACTCCCGCAAGGAGCAGCTGGAGCAGCAGGCCATCGTCACCGGCATGCAGCGCGCCATCGACTACGCCCGCAAGAAGGGCGTCACGATCGTCTCGGCGCTCGGCAACGGCTCCACCGACCTCGGACGTCCCACCGTGGACGACGCGAGCCCCGGCTACCCGGAGGGCAGCGCGAAGGCCCGCAAGGTCGACAACACCTGCCTCAACGTGCCCGCCGAGTCCGACGGCGTCATCTCCGTCTCCGCGCTCGGCCCGTCCGGGCGCAAGGCCGTCTACAGCGACTACGGCGTCGAGCAGACCGACGTGTCCGCGCCGGGCGGCGACACCCTGGACGGCAAGGGCGCCAAGGCCACCCGCTCCATCCTGGCCGCCGCCCCCGAGCGCGCGATGCGCGCCGCCGGCCGCATCGCCGCCGACGGCACCCCCAAGGGCGCCGACGTCGTACGCGACTGCACCCGCGGCGCCTGCTCCTACTACCAGTATCTCGACGGCACCTCGATGGCCGCCCCGCACGCGACCGGCGTCGCCGCCCTGCTCGTCAGCCGCTTCGGCAAGCCCGCCCCGGGCGGCGGCCTGACGCTCGACCCGGCCACCGTCGAGAAGCTGCTCTACGCGAGCGCCGACCCCAAGCCCTGCCCGACGCCCCGCCAGTACGTCTACCAGACCTACGGCCAGACCAAGACGCACGTCTGCGAGGGCGACGAGGCCGACAACGGCTTCTACGGCCACGGCCTGGTGGACGCCTGGAAGGCCGTCACCTTCGAGCCGTGA
- the pyk gene encoding pyruvate kinase has product MTRRAKIVCTLGPATSSEERLRELIAAGMDVARFNLSHGNHDLHREVYDRVRRVAADLGRGVGVLADLQGPKIRVGTFEEGPVRLGFGDVFAITTEDVPGDREQVSTTYKGLPKDVRPGDTILVDDGRLVLEATRVDGDRVVTRVVIGGMISDNKGLNLPGINVSAPALTDKDESDLRWALRTGFDMIALSFVRRPSDADVVRNIMEQEAVRLPLLAKIEKPQAVDRLPEIVEAFDGIMVARGDLGVELPLEQVPIVQRRIIELCREKARPVIVATQMLDSMMNAPRPTRAEASDVAYAVMDGADAVMLSGETSVGNYPIESVSTMDRIACAAEKSSLQATHTLERMPETTGGAIARAAAEVGAIVGAKALVAFTMSGETARRLARYRSPIPLLAFTSAPHVRGQLSLTWGVETFQVPFVHHTDDMVRQVEASLLSLGRLEKGDKVVIVAGSPPGTPGSTNALRVHTIGSAVSHAN; this is encoded by the coding sequence GTGACTCGTCGCGCGAAAATCGTCTGCACCCTAGGTCCGGCCACTTCCTCCGAGGAGCGGCTCCGTGAGCTCATCGCCGCGGGGATGGACGTGGCCCGGTTCAACCTCAGCCACGGCAACCACGATCTGCACCGGGAGGTCTACGACCGGGTGAGGCGGGTGGCGGCCGATCTCGGCCGCGGCGTAGGCGTGCTCGCCGACCTGCAGGGGCCCAAGATCCGCGTCGGCACGTTCGAGGAGGGCCCGGTCCGGCTGGGCTTCGGCGACGTCTTCGCGATCACCACCGAGGACGTCCCCGGCGACCGCGAGCAGGTCTCCACGACCTACAAGGGGCTGCCGAAGGACGTGCGGCCGGGCGACACGATCCTCGTCGACGACGGCCGGCTCGTGCTGGAGGCGACCAGGGTCGACGGCGACCGCGTGGTCACCCGCGTCGTCATCGGCGGCATGATCTCCGACAACAAGGGCCTCAACCTGCCCGGCATCAACGTCAGCGCCCCCGCGCTCACCGACAAGGACGAATCCGACCTGCGCTGGGCGCTGCGCACCGGTTTCGACATGATCGCGCTGTCGTTCGTGCGCCGCCCGTCCGACGCCGACGTGGTGCGCAACATCATGGAGCAGGAGGCCGTGCGCCTGCCGCTGCTCGCCAAGATCGAGAAGCCGCAGGCCGTCGACCGGCTGCCCGAGATCGTCGAGGCGTTCGACGGCATCATGGTCGCGCGCGGCGACCTCGGCGTGGAGCTGCCGCTGGAGCAGGTGCCGATCGTGCAGCGGCGCATCATCGAGCTGTGCCGCGAGAAGGCCCGCCCGGTCATCGTCGCCACGCAGATGCTCGACTCCATGATGAACGCGCCCCGTCCCACCCGGGCCGAGGCCTCCGACGTCGCCTACGCCGTCATGGACGGCGCCGACGCGGTCATGCTGTCCGGCGAGACCTCGGTCGGCAACTACCCGATCGAGTCCGTCTCCACGATGGACCGCATCGCCTGCGCCGCCGAGAAGTCGTCCCTGCAGGCCACCCACACGCTGGAGCGCATGCCCGAGACCACGGGCGGCGCGATCGCGCGGGCCGCGGCCGAGGTCGGCGCGATCGTGGGCGCCAAGGCGCTGGTGGCGTTCACCATGTCCGGCGAGACGGCGCGGCGGCTGGCCCGCTACCGCTCGCCGATCCCGCTGCTCGCCTTCACCTCGGCGCCGCACGTGCGCGGCCAGCTCTCGCTGACCTGGGGGGTGGAGACCTTCCAGGTGCCGTTCGTGCACCACACCGACGACATGGTGCGGCAGGTCGAGGCGTCGCTGCTGTCGCTGGGGCGGCTGGAGAAGGGCGACAAGGTGGTCATCGTGGCCGGGTCGCCTCCCGGCACCCCCGGCTCCACCAACGCCCTGCGCGTCCACACCATCGGCTCGGCCGTCTCGCACGCCAACTGA
- the dapD gene encoding 2,3,4,5-tetrahydropyridine-2,6-dicarboxylate N-succinyltransferase — protein sequence MTAIDPTSTGAHGVGLATIAADGTVLDTWFPSPALGEAPLPGTERLSDDEAGELASLTGPDPARGVEVVAVRTGIAKLSEAPVDAHDVYLRLHLLSARLIRPHGANLDGVFGLLANVVWTNHGPCPVPDFERTRLRLRARGPVTVYGVDKFPRMVDYVLPSGVRVADADRVRLGAHLASGTTVMHEGFVNYNAGTLGSSMVEGRISAGVVVGDGSDVGGGASIMGTLSGGGKHVISVGERCLLGANAGIGISLGDDCVVEAGLYVTAGTKVALPDGKVVKAAELSGADGILLRRNSRTGAVEAVPRTGTGIELNAALHAN from the coding sequence GTGACTGCTATCGATCCCACCTCGACCGGCGCCCACGGCGTCGGCCTCGCGACCATCGCCGCCGACGGCACCGTCCTCGACACCTGGTTCCCCTCCCCCGCGCTGGGCGAGGCGCCTCTCCCGGGCACCGAGCGGCTGTCCGACGACGAGGCCGGCGAACTGGCCTCGCTGACGGGGCCCGACCCGGCGCGCGGCGTGGAGGTGGTGGCGGTGCGCACCGGCATCGCCAAGCTCTCCGAGGCCCCGGTCGACGCCCACGACGTCTACCTGCGCCTGCACCTGCTGTCCGCCCGCCTGATCCGGCCGCACGGGGCCAACCTCGACGGCGTCTTCGGCCTGCTGGCCAACGTCGTGTGGACCAACCACGGCCCGTGCCCGGTGCCGGACTTCGAGCGGACCAGGCTGCGGCTGCGCGCCCGCGGCCCGGTCACGGTGTACGGGGTGGACAAGTTCCCGCGCATGGTCGACTACGTGCTGCCGTCAGGGGTGCGCGTCGCCGACGCCGACCGCGTCCGCCTCGGCGCCCATCTGGCGAGCGGCACCACGGTCATGCACGAGGGCTTCGTCAACTACAACGCCGGCACCCTCGGCTCGTCGATGGTCGAGGGCCGGATCTCGGCCGGTGTCGTCGTCGGCGACGGCTCCGACGTCGGCGGCGGCGCCTCGATCATGGGCACGCTGTCGGGCGGCGGCAAGCACGTCATCTCCGTCGGTGAGCGCTGCCTGCTGGGCGCGAACGCCGGCATCGGCATCTCGCTCGGCGACGACTGCGTGGTGGAGGCCGGGCTCTACGTCACGGCGGGCACCAAGGTCGCCCTCCCGGACGGGAAGGTCGTCAAGGCGGCCGAGCTGTCGGGCGCCGACGGCATCCTGCTGCGCCGCAACTCGCGGACGGGAGCCGTCGAGGCGGTGCCGCGCACCGGCACCGGCATCGAGCTCAACGCCGCCCTGCACGCCAACTGA
- a CDS encoding pyridoxamine 5'-phosphate oxidase family protein produces MSLSVAAREEFLAEAHIASLAVEAGEGRAPLTVPVWYDYVPGGDVRFLTDGESVKAKLIAKAGRFSLLVQRGSPTYRYVSVEGPLVLSAPSTLEDLTRISARYLPPDAVTGYVHGSDLHALVTFRMRPERWLSADLGALA; encoded by the coding sequence ATGTCGTTGAGCGTGGCGGCGCGGGAGGAGTTCCTGGCGGAGGCGCACATCGCGAGCCTGGCCGTCGAGGCGGGCGAGGGCCGGGCGCCGCTGACGGTGCCCGTCTGGTACGACTACGTCCCCGGCGGAGACGTCCGCTTCCTGACCGACGGCGAGTCGGTCAAGGCCAAGCTCATCGCCAAGGCGGGCCGCTTCTCCCTCCTGGTGCAGCGCGGCAGCCCCACCTACCGCTACGTGTCCGTCGAGGGCCCGCTCGTGCTGTCCGCCCCGTCCACGCTGGAGGACCTGACCCGCATCTCGGCCCGCTACCTGCCGCCCGACGCCGTGACGGGCTACGTGCACGGCTCCGACCTGCACGCCCTGGTGACGTTCCGGATGCGGCCTGAGCGCTGGCTCTCGGCCGACCTGGGGGCGCTCGCCTGA